In Cardinium endosymbiont of Dermatophagoides farinae, the sequence TGGCGATATGGAAAAGTTATTGCCTCCATCATTTTGGGCACAAAAAGACTTTTTAAAGAAAATATCCATTTATAGCTGTGTGCAGATATTGATCAACCACCTATTTACAGCGCCTCATGACTTTGGTGATGTATTGGCTTTTTTTCAGAGCATTGTTTTAAATTTTTTTCTTACAACATCTCCTTCTATAGAAGCATTTTTAGCCTGGTGGGAAAAAAAAGGCCGAACTATAAAACTACCTGCCAGCCAGGATGAAAATAGTATCAAGGCCATGACGATCCATCAGTCGAAAGGGTTGGCGTTTAAAGTAGTGATTATGCCTTTTTGTAATTGGGGTTTGGACCACCCACCACAACATGGACCTATACTATGGAGCACCAACCATCCACAACTTCCTTACTTTCCTATATGGCCCATCGGCTATGGTGCAGATTTAAAAGAAACCAATTATGCGAAAGACTATTACCTAGAACAGATGCAAATCTATCTAGATAACCTCAACCTGCTCTACGTAGCGTTTACAAGAGCAGAAAGCCAACTCTATGTTATGGCCCCCTTTCCAGAACAAATAGAAGGTATGGCTACGATTGCTGATTTGCTTTACCAATCCTTGGTAAAGGACCAAGTAGAGGATGCATCAGCAGTTGATATAGAAGAAACAGCTGTAGGTACTAAGTTCTGTTTTAGATGAAAGGAATTTTTCTCTTACTTTTTCCCTATAAAAAAGTAAGCAAAAAATCAAGTGCTAATGGAAAAAGTTTCTGAAAGTGCACATTACAGATGGAATTTTTATCCTTACTTTTTGCTTGATCAAAAAGTAAGGATAAAATCAAGCGCTGATGGAAAAAGTCCCTGAAAGTCCAGCTTACAGATGGAAAAACAGAAGTCGCCGCGCGAAGCGCGGCTTCAAAGGAATCTGTTTTTCTATTCATCTGTAAGCTGGACTTTCTGATCGTAACTTTTTCCAAGGGCGCGTTTGGCTCGCTTTTAGGTAGTTTTACTAAAAGGCAGTTTCATCGAAATTACGTCTTTTGTTCCAAGGCAGTTCAAACCCGCTCTTTTTTCTTTTAAGCGGATTCTCCTTTTTATCAGATTTTGGTTCTGTAGACCCATCAGTCCTCAAGACGTTACACACAGACTCAGTACTGCGCAGCCAATCATTATAAGACTCACTATTTTACTGTTCGCGGATCAAGCATGATAGAGCTATTCCGTAGAAAATCATCAATCTCTTTTGGTGGTTCATCTAACTTGTCAAGACGTATTTGTATTAGATTTTTTATACCACTTAGTAACTCCTGCGGTTTCGTATCCATATCCAACGCTTGTGCATCACATTTGCAAATTTCTCTGCAAAGAATTTCGTAAGCTTTGTACAAAATTTTATTTGTTTTCTGATAGTCTATTGTAGGTTTCTGATGTACTTCATTTTCCTCTGTTTTTTTCTTTGTTTTTTTATTTACTTTCTGACAGTCTATTGTAAGTTTCTCAACTACTTTATAAAAAATCTTAAATACTTTGTACAAAATGTTAATTTCTTTGATTGCCGATTCCTTGTTTTTTTTGCAAATGACAGCCAGTCTTTACAAGCTTATAAAGTTTCTAAAGATTAGACTGAAGGTTACCGCTTGGCCGATATGCATTTGAACTTACTATATCAACCCCGTAGTATGCTTCATAAAAACCCTTTCTGAGCAGATCTAGCTCTCTTATTACAGAATCAGTATTGTCATTTACTGAATTCATCTGATTTACAACGTCACAAAACTTTTTAAGCAAAATTTTTAATAAATCTTCTTCTTTTTCGAGTATTCGGAACTTCCACTGTTTTTTTAGCTTTTTTATACCATTTATTAATTGTTTTGGTTCTTTAATTTCTTTAATTACATCTAGGACTGCTGCATCATCTCCATATATTTTTTCATAAAGAAGCTCGTAGACATTATATAGCTTGGTGGTTACAGATTGTTGTAATAGTTCTATACCAAGTTTATTAAAAGAATTACCATGATTGTTTTCTTGGTAACAAGTAAGAGGTTCACTTTTTGTAAACTTATTACTAACCTGGTGTGCATTACACCCAAGCAAATGGATAAACAAACCATTAGATAAAGTCAATGCTACTGGAAATCTCTTTTTTAAAAAGATCAAACTCTTGCGGATTGGTTTATTTTTGTTTATAATCATATAATGTAATTGGCTTCAATTATAGTTTAGTTTCACCCTATGTATTGAGAAACGATACCAATAGGCGCGTAACATGCACCTAAAGGTAAAAAGACCACTTGATCTAGTATCCATTCAGCCATCTGGCAATGTTATACTCCAAAAAAAGAAAAACGCCCATTGTAAAAAGTTACGTTTAGAAAGCAGCGGTTAGAGCTGAATAGAAAAACAGCTTGTTTGAAGCCCGCGGTAGCGGGCGAGTTCTGTTTTTCCAGCTCTAACCGCTGCTTTTAGCAACTTTTTGCACAGGGCTTGATTTTTTTGTCCACTTTTTGATCAAGCAAAAAGTGGTAGGCATCATCATCCTGGTGATCAATAAAGAATGTGATATAAACGCCTTATTAGCCATTGACTTGAACAGATACCTTGATCTATGGGTTTTATCATGGCCATATAGCTTCTACAAAGATAAGCTTTAATAAGGATACTATATCGCTGTTTACCTTTTTAAGACGCATTCCAACAGTGCGTAAGCGGGTCTGGTATGGCCTAAAAGCTATTGCTAGGATATCAGGTGCACTCCAGGTTAGTCGTATGGCTAGAGATATAATGCGAGCAGATATGTTATGGAAATTTTACAAAAATCCAGTAAACATTCCACTCACCAATAACCTGGCCGAAAGGCAAATCAGGCATTATGTGCTCTATCGTAAAAACTCATATTTTACGCAATCGGAAAGAGGGAATAGGTTCTTAGAACGACTCATCTCTTTATACCTAACTTAGAGGCAACAAAAGCTAAATCCTTTCCAACAGTTGAAGAATATAGTCTCTTAAAAACCACTGCGGTGAATAGATACCTTCACGCAATCGGAACGAGGTAATAGATGCTTAGAACGTATCATCTCTTTATACCTAACTTGCAAACAACAAAACTTAAACCCTTTTAAACAGTTGCAAAACATAATCGCCTAAAAACCACAGTGGTGAATAGATACGCCAAATTTATTTATCGGAGGCTACAATACCCCTTAATATCTTAATTTAATTGAATATCAAATTACGATTAGAGTCATTTCGATAAAACAATGGCTCAAGACCCACCATTACCAATTTAGCCAATGGTAAATACCTGAGTTCAAGATTTATTTATCTGATTTACAGCTACTAAAAACAGGTTGTTTAACTAATATTTTTACTAAAAGGCAAGCTAGTTTAGCTACTTTTATCTGCTAATTATATTATAATAACCTGATAATCAAAATAATTTACATATAATCTGTTTTATAGAATTATGTCTAATAATAAATTTTATTAAATTTTTTATAATTGATTATCAGGCTAAAAAACCTAATCCCGAACTCAGGTGTAAATGCATTTTACCACAAAGCTCCTTGTTGTCGCTACTGAAGAGATTCTTGAATTTTTTTAGCTTATCTAGGATATTTCTTTATTATCTTTTATACTATCTCTTATGCTATGTTCTATTCGCTTATCTAGCTTATCTAGGAAATCTTTTTTATTATCTAAGTCAAGTAAGGGAGGTACGCCAGGTAAGTCAAAGTCAAAAGCTTCTTCGTCCTCGAAAATTGGCATTTTTGGATTAAAACGTTCATCAATCACTATGTCTTTCAGTATTGGTTCAAAAATTTTTTTCTTTTCATCGTCTCCACTGAAACATATGATTGAACAAAACAAGTGTTGCAAATCAATCTTTGGGTGCTCCTTAAACATCCTGATTACATTTGGATCTGGATTAAGTTTTTGTATTTCTGTAACATAATATCGACCATCCTTAGGGTCAAAATCTTCGCGTTTCAGTAACGATTCGAGCATATCCCGATGATTCTTTAGAGTTTTAATATTCAATATCCTCCTCGTACAAGGTTTGCTTTCTATTAATAAGAAAATGAAGCAGAGTACGAGAATGCGTAGCATCATATTTTTTATTAAGGTAAACAGGTAGACCTGATTCCAGTAATATTTTAAATAGAACTTTATTACCGCACCCTGCTAATCGGAGCAATAGATCAACTTTACCACCCCAATAGAGTTTGTCAACGTCAATACCCTTATGCTTTATTAATGCTTTAAATATCCCTTGAACGAATTGTGTTGGCTTTGCTTCAATAAGTAAATCAAACATAGAAGCAATATTGTCTTTATAATCAAAAACGAAATAATCAGCCAATTTTTTAATAAAAAACGCGTTTGCAGTAGGCCTAGAAGGGGAGCAACATGAAAACTCGTTAATGTCTTCAACATTTTTAATCATATAAGGAAAAAGCTGCTTATCTTCAGATAGACCAAGGTGTTTCCTGGCAAATACACCGGCAGCCTTACTACTAAGATTAAGATCGAGTGGATTTTTCAAGGCATTATTTTGACCATCCGCCATAATATTAGACTGACCTAGCCTATTACTATTACAGGATATCATAAGTGGTAAAAAAACTAAATACTTTCTCATTGTGAATAAAATTAAACTTTAGATAAAAATAATATTTAAGACCTGCTTGATACAGAAAAACCATTTGCAGGTTTAAAAAAAATTTTAGAAAAAAGCAAATAAATACCATTTAACCCCACTACCCACCATAACCACTCAATCCCTCTCCATTGAGGATATATGCTCCCTTACTTCTTTATTAAGAATAATTATCTTTATTTATTTGCCTTTATCTAATTTATTTAGTAATAAAATTTTATTATTAACAAAACAATCCAATGTTCTTAATATAAAAAAGGTTGATTATGATAAGCAATATCCTGTTTTTATTATCATTCATCACATCTTGTAATGGGTTAAGCAGGTCTACGTGCTATAATATGAATGGTCAAGGATTATGTAAAGAGGGGGAATACCCTTATACGTACGTTTTTAATGAAGATGAATACAAAGATAAAGACATTTTTAACGCAACAGCCTTGAAAGAATTCCAATTATGGTATAGCCGTTTGATGTTTAATGTTAAAAATCCTGAAATAGTAATTTTAGATCTCTATAATTGTATCGACCAGTATCGTAAGCTGCCTTTAGTTGGTCCGATTGGAGCGTTAGCTGCGCACAAAACACTAGAACCTTGGAAGCAAGGCAAGTAAATTATTGGAAAGGAAAGAGAAATATTTAACAAGGACCCATACAGTTTCACCCTAGTTCGTGCAAGTTTAAGGAAAATTCCTGAAAATCCTGGGGCATACAAACAAAATTGTTTGAACATGATCTTGGGGCTGGTAGATGTACTATTCCAAAACAAACCCGAAAAGTATGGAAGGTTAACTAAAAGATTAACCGAACTTGAAGCATCTTTTAACAAAGAGATTAAGAAAGATAATCCGAACTATAGTGAAGAGATGGCTTACCTAAAAAAATTATTTATGAAGCATTTCAATACCATTGAGGAAGATACATTTTACTCGGATGCCTATGCAGATAACACAGCTTATTTGCAATATATTCACGTTCTATTGCGCCTTGCAGTTTGCTCAGGATCTGATGCTATAGTAAGCGACTTTTTAAGCTTTCTTAAAAAGAAAGGTAGAACAATAAATCTGAATCCTCATACTGACAAAAACGATAAACATACCTAGCTAAGGTTTCTTAGACCTTAGTAATCGAAACATGAATAGGCGTCCCCAATGGCACCTTACTGCCTAGTGCGGGTTTTTGGCTTATAATCGTGCCAACGCTTGTTTTTTTACTTTTAACATAATCCGATACCTCTATTCGCATACCTTGTTCTAATAATAGTAGTTTAGCCTCCTCTATATCCATATCTATTAGATTTGGTACTTCAATGATTCGGTTGCCTAATCCAGCGCTAACGACTAAATCAATAATGGACCCTTTATGAATCGGTTTTCCAGCAGCTATAGGATGACCATTATGCCACTGTTCTAAAACAGCATGTTCTGTAACATCAGGGACATATTTAATGTTACCTAATTTTAACCCTTTGTTCTTTAGCAGTAGCCCCGCGTGCCTAACGGAACGTTCAATAAGGCTGGGCATAGAGACAAGTGGAGGATTTTCTGCATTTAGGGTCAAATAGATCTTTCTGTTTTCTTTAACCCAAGCACCTGCCGCAGGAAATTGTTGTAAAACTGTAAAGGGAGGCAGCTGTGCGGAATAGCCACTGCTATCGGTTATAACGTAATGCAAATGGTCTTTGCTCAGCTTTTCGTCCAATGCATCTAAATGTATGCCTGTTAGGTCAGGTACTTGAACAATTTTACCTTGATGGGTAATATAAGGTAATACTATATAGAAAAAGAGATATAAGATCGTTACACTCAAACAAGCCATGTAAACGAGGTGCTTGAATAGCTTTTTTAACTTTTCTTTATTCATCTATCTAAGGTTAGCGCTGGTACAGCAACTGCAAAATTTCTTTTGGTCCACCCATATTGAATAATGGCATCTATAAAATCAAATGGCGTATAGCCATTTAAAGCGCATTGGTGAAAAATACAGGTAGCTGGTGTCATAGCAGGTAGGGCATTGATTTCAATGACCCAAACTTCTACTTTTTGATGGGCATAAATTTTTACAAAGGCATCTATTCTGGCATAGCCTTGTAAATTTAAAACTGCTGCTATGGTGCGCAGTTGCTTTTTGACACTTTTGCAAATGGCTTCAGCTGCTTTGGTATCGTTATGAAAGCGTGCAGGGGTAATATTATGCCCCTCCCCTGCTAAAAACTTTTCTTCTAATGAAAGTACGGCATCTGCTGCTACTGTTTCTGAAGGCTCAAATACCTCATATAAGGTTTTGCCATTGGGATCTATATGGGTCAATAAGCCTGTTGTGGTCTCTAAACAATCAAGGGTTTCTTGATCTTTTTGGATGAGTGTTTCTAATAGAAAACGTGCTTGCCTAGGAATATAGTCTGCTGCTTGCAAGGCTAATGCTTCGATCAGATCAACAGCAATAAGTGATTCATCTCTAAAACTGGCAGCTGCATAAGCGACTAACATGGCGCTATCGGTGATCCGCATTACCCCTGCACTACAGCCATCATCAACTGGTTTGGCAATAATAGGATAGGTAAACGCTTCCTCTATAGCATGGATAACTTTATCCTGATGGGCGCTCCAATCTTTTTTTGTGACCACAAACTGCTGTGCAACATGAAATCCTTTTTGGGCTAAAAATTGATTGGTTGCATACTTATCAATGGTTAAAGCGGTAGTGGCTATACCAGATCCATTATAGGGTATATCATGGGCCTCTAATAGCTTTTGTAAGGTCCCATCTTCCCCAGGTCTACCATGCAAGGCTATAAAAATAAAATCTATTCTTTCTTTTAAGGCAGAAAAGGTAAGCTCTTCCGGTGTAAAAATAACATCCTTTGCATAATGCTTTGTGATGGAGGCCGCTTCTTTTCTAATAGCGGTTAATAATGCTTCTGATCTACTAAACCTAGTTGGATGGAGGAGCACATCATGGATATCATCTGCATTATCTTTAAGCAAAAGGGCAGCAGGTAATGTAAAAATACGATAGGCTTCCCTAGAGCCAGATAGAAACAGTGGAAGGGGTGCATATTTAGTCGAGGCAAGCAATTTACTATAAACATTCCGCCCACTTTCTAATGATATATGTCGCTCGGGTGTAAACCCGCCCATTAACACACCTATTTTGGGGTTCACCACTTTTTATTGCTTAAACTTGCTCTCCATCACAAGGCTCCGTTTCTTCCATATCACCGGATTGTTCTTCACTTGGTGACGCTTGAGCGGCATCTTCAACAGAGACCTCTTTCGTTTCTTTAGCAAACCGTTTGCCTATTAAACGCTCTAAATCTGATTTAAATATTGTTTCTCTTACCAATAACGCTTCGGCCAAAAGGGTGAGCTTATCGATCTTTTCTTTGAGTAACCCTTTCACACGCGCATACGCGCCATCTATAATGGCTTTTACTTCTTCATCTATGGTATAGGCAGTTGTTTCTGAGTAAGGTTTTGTAAACGTATAGTCTGCTTGCTTAGAGTTATGGAAAGAAAGATGGCCTACTTTAGGGTTCATGCCATAGACGGTAACCATGCTATAAGCCAATTTAGTAGTACGCTCCAAATCATTTAAGGCACCAGTAGAAATCTTTCCAAAAATAAGCTCCTCAGCGGCTCTTCCTCCCAACGCCATGGCTAGCTCATCGAGCAATTGATTTTCTTGATAGATGAATTGCTCTTTAAGCAAATACTGTGCATAACCCAATGCGGCTATACCACGTGGTATAATACTTACCTTCACTAGTGGGTGTGCATGCTCTAAAAACCACCCAGCAATCGCATGGCCTGCTTCGTGGTAGGCTACTATTTTTTTCTCTTCTGGAGAAATAATTTTGTTTTTCTTCTCTAATCCACCAATAATGCGATCAATAGCGGCATGAAAGTCGGTCATGGTTACAAACTTTCTGTTTTTTCTGGCTGCTATTAAAGCTGCTTCATTACACATATTAGATAGATCGGCTCCAGAGAACCCTGGTGTTTGCTCTGCCAGTTGCTTAATGCGTATATGTTTTTCTAGCTTTAGCTTTTTGCTATGGCAGCGTATAATCGCCTCTCTATCCACTACATCTGGGTTATCTATGGTGATCTGTCTATCAAACCTTCCTGGGCGCAACAGTGCAGGGTCCAATACCTCTGATCTATTGGTAGCACCTATCACAATCACACCAGAATTGGTTGAAAAGCCATCCATTTCTACCAACAGAGAATTCAAAGTATTTTCACGTTCATCATTCACCCCAGGCATATTGGCCTTACCCCGTGTTCTACCCACTGCGTCTATTTCATCAATAAAAATAATACAAGGCGCCTTTTCTTTTGCTTTTTTAAAGAGGTCACGGACACGAGCGGCACCTATACCTACAAACATTTCTACAAAGTCTGATCCAGAAAGACAAATAACAGGCACACCTGCTTCCCCAGCTACTGCTTTGGCCAGTAGTGTCTTGCCTGTTCCTGGCGGACCTACCAACAATACCCCCTTAGGAATCTTTCCGCCAAGCAGGGTGAATTTTTCAGGCGTCTTTAAAAAGTCTACCACCTCTTTTACCTCTTCCTTGGCCTCTTTCATCCCAGCTACATCTTGAAAGGTAACCTTCAATTGATTATCCTTATCAAAGATGGTCGCTTTTAATGTATTCATATTGAAAAGCTGCGTGCCAGGACCTGCCATGCCATTACCTGGCTTACGAATAAAGAACCAATAAATCAGAAATAACGTGAGCAAAAAAGACCAGTTGATAAAGCTAGCAGGCTCTGAACGTTCCTCGCAAGTGTAGCCTATTCTGGCTTCAGGTGCTATGTTTGCTTCTATTGCTGCAAACTTTTTATCAAAAATATCAAAATTGGGTATGCGTAAAGTGTAGACCAACCCGCTGGCACTCTTCCAGGTGGCTCTTGCTGCTAGCTCTTTTTGATAATGCGCTTTTTTTAATGCATCCTCCTTGAGCACCACTTCGACTAGATGTTGATTGGTGATTAAAGTAACAGACTTAACCTCCTGATTGAGCATCATTGTTTCAAAACGCTTCTCAGAGATAGCAATCGTATTTTTTTCTTTGCTGTAATAAAAAAGCAATCCCAATATGACTAATATGGCTAATACAAAAATGGACTGAGGAGCGTTGTGTTGCACAAACTTTTTTTCTCTTTGTTTCATATCTTGGCTTAAATTAAAGAGCTATTTTTTTTAAGTGAAGAGGCAAATTTACAAAAAAGCATTGGAAAACACTATAAAAAAGCCTTACATAATTTCTTATACCAAAAAGAATACTTTACGTAGGCTTGCCTCTATACTTTTATTTATGGTTGGTGTTATGGAGGTTTTTATTGTACCGCCCTCATGTATCTACGCTCAACTTCTTCCCAGTGAATGATTTTCCAAAAAGCCTCTATATAGGCTGGGCGCTTATTCTGGTAAAGAAGGTAATAGGCATGTTCCCACAAATCCAGCCCTAAAATAGGTAAACCTTGCTCTTGAACAGGCGTGGTATTCATAAGCGGATTATCTTGATTATTAGTTGTAGAAATAAATAAACTGCCATCTTTTTTGGCTACAGATAACCAGGCCCATCCAGAACCAAAGTGTCCAGCAGCTGCTGCTGTAAAGGTTTCTTTAAATTTTTCAAAGCTGCCAAATGAATTTTCTAATACACGCAATAAAGCTGCTCCAGGGGCTTGGACACTATTAGGGATGAGGCTATTCCAAAAAAAGGAATGGTTAAAGTGGCCACCAGCATTGTTGCGCACAGCAGTATGGTAAGCGCTTATATCCTTTAAGAGATGGGCCAAGACCGATGGTTCCGTTCCTTGTGCGGTTGCTATTGCTGTACCCGCTAGCGCCTGATTGAGTTTATCCACATAGGTTTGGTGGTGTTTGGTATGATGGATCTCCATAGTTTGGGCATCTATGTAGGGTACTAGCCCGTTATAGGCATAAGGCAAAGCGGGAAGTGTAAAAATCATAGGCGTCTAAAGTTTTAAAATCAACATAGAACTAGTTTGTTCTGCTACAATATAGTGTTTCTTAACTTTTTAAAAAAACAAATCAGCAATTGGTTGCTTTCTTTAGCTAAAACATCCTGTTGAACTGCCGTACGTGGGTGGAGGGTAAGGTTAGCGTGGGTTTGGTAGCCTCTTTTGGGGTCACTAGCGCCAAAAACAAGCCGCTTTACTTGCGACCAGTAAAGCGCGCCACTACACATAATACAGGGTTCTAGGGTAACATATAGGGTACAATTAGGAAGATATTTGCTGTTAAAATAATTGGCAGCAGCGGTTATGGCCAATAGCTCTGCATGAGCAGTTGGATCCCTAAGCTGCTCGACTTGGTTATGGGCACGTGCAATAATCTTATGATCGGCTACTATAACAGCTCCAACCGGCACCTCCCCCACTTCAGCAGCACGCGCTGCCTCTTTTAACGCCGCTTCCATAAAAAAAGCATCATCATGAACGGGGTGCATATGGCTTATGGAATAGATCCCTTGCTGCATGGTACATATTTTTGCAAGTCTGTTGATTTTAGTAAAGTTTACAGAACATTTACATAAAATATATTGGAATTGGCAATATGTTTTCGTAAAATTGCACCAGACATTAGGCCCATTTTAGATTATGCTACAATAGCAGGGATAAATATAGTAAAACCCATGCATCAAGTAATGGCTTAACCAATAAGTGGATAGTACCCACTTTTATAGGGCAGCTTTTTTCCCTTAATGCATGGGCCTACGTTACACTAAACTAAACCATAATTGAAAATCAACTACGAAATGAATGTAAACAAAAATAAATCAATAAGCAAGGGCTTTATCTTTTCAAAAACAATATCCCCAACAGTGGGTGCATTGTTGCTGGCTACCCAAATGACCGGGTGTACTGGGATGTCTGGTAGACTTGGTCTGGGTGAAGATTCATCGAATTGCAGTAGAAAAACAACTAGTTCAGATGAATGGATAAAGGGTATACTCAATCCACAATATCAACCAATTGAAAACACAAATGAGAAGAAACACTCATCTATTTTAAATAAGAAGCATAATAATAAGCTTAACACAAGAGACAATCGTAACCATGATGCTTCTAATACACAGTCAAAACAATTAAATAGTGATACTCCTATAGTAAGTCCACCATGCAAGTCTAATCACCCCAAAAATAAAGCTACAAAACAAATGAACAACAAAAAGGCGCCGAACGCAAACAATCTTTTTATCTCAACAAATATTTTTAATGATAGAACAACTCAGCCAACTAAGGGAAATAAGCAAACAACGATGCAAAAGATAAGAAACAAAATTAATTTAAAGTCGTCTAACAACGAGTACTACTTCTAACAAGTATGGTTGTAATGCTTGATGTAATATAGCAAAAGTGTCATAATCTTTAGAAACGGTTACTACGGTAACCGCTTCTGTCAACTTTATGGGTAGTTCAACCTGTAACTATGCTATATTACGAAAAAAAACTAAAAAATATCCATTGTAAATAATTGTGAGTAGAAATGTATAGCCCCAATGAGGGACAGAAATTATATATTGTAGCATATAGGTACAAAAATCTTTTTATGGATGGTTACGCATACCTCTGGCGCTTATGATCCTCGATAAGTGAATTTGGCGCACAGCAAAACCAATGAAACGCTTTGTTTTACTGAAAAATGCCAAATTTCTTTACCGACAGCTACAATACCCCTTCTAGTAACCCTTCCTAAAAGGAAGAAAAAACGCGCCCTTGGAAAAAATTGCATACAAATGGCTTGAACATGCG encodes:
- a CDS encoding IS66 family transposase, whose amino-acid sequence is MIYGFYHGHIASTKISFNKDTISLFTFLRRIPTVRKRVWYGLKAIARISGALQVSRMARDIMRADMLWKFYKNPVNIPLTNNLAERQIRHYVLYRKNSYFTQSERGNRFLERLISLYLT
- a CDS encoding PASTA domain-containing protein, coding for MNKEKLKKLFKHLVYMACLSVTILYLFFYIVLPYITHQGKIVQVPDLTGIHLDALDEKLSKDHLHYVITDSSGYSAQLPPFTVLQQFPAAGAWVKENRKIYLTLNAENPPLVSMPSLIERSVRHAGLLLKNKGLKLGNIKYVPDVTEHAVLEQWHNGHPIAAGKPIHKGSIIDLVVSAGLGNRIIEVPNLIDMDIEEAKLLLLEQGMRIEVSDYVKSKKTSVGTIISQKPALGSKVPLGTPIHVSITKV
- a CDS encoding D-alanine--D-alanine ligase family protein yields the protein MVNPKIGVLMGGFTPERHISLESGRNVYSKLLASTKYAPLPLFLSGSREAYRIFTLPAALLLKDNADDIHDVLLHPTRFSRSEALLTAIRKEAASITKHYAKDVIFTPEELTFSALKERIDFIFIALHGRPGEDGTLQKLLEAHDIPYNGSGIATTALTIDKYATNQFLAQKGFHVAQQFVVTKKDWSAHQDKVIHAIEEAFTYPIIAKPVDDGCSAGVMRITDSAMLVAYAAASFRDESLIAVDLIEALALQAADYIPRQARFLLETLIQKDQETLDCLETTTGLLTHIDPNGKTLYEVFEPSETVAADAVLSLEEKFLAGEGHNITPARFHNDTKAAEAICKSVKKQLRTIAAVLNLQGYARIDAFVKIYAHQKVEVWVIEINALPAMTPATCIFHQCALNGYTPFDFIDAIIQYGWTKRNFAVAVPALTLDR
- the ftsH gene encoding ATP-dependent zinc metalloprotease FtsH gives rise to the protein MKQREKKFVQHNAPQSIFVLAILVILGLLFYYSKEKNTIAISEKRFETMMLNQEVKSVTLITNQHLVEVVLKEDALKKAHYQKELAARATWKSASGLVYTLRIPNFDIFDKKFAAIEANIAPEARIGYTCEERSEPASFINWSFLLTLFLIYWFFIRKPGNGMAGPGTQLFNMNTLKATIFDKDNQLKVTFQDVAGMKEAKEEVKEVVDFLKTPEKFTLLGGKIPKGVLLVGPPGTGKTLLAKAVAGEAGVPVICLSGSDFVEMFVGIGAARVRDLFKKAKEKAPCIIFIDEIDAVGRTRGKANMPGVNDERENTLNSLLVEMDGFSTNSGVIVIGATNRSEVLDPALLRPGRFDRQITIDNPDVVDREAIIRCHSKKLKLEKHIRIKQLAEQTPGFSGADLSNMCNEAALIAARKNRKFVTMTDFHAAIDRIIGGLEKKNKIISPEEKKIVAYHEAGHAIAGWFLEHAHPLVKVSIIPRGIAALGYAQYLLKEQFIYQENQLLDELAMALGGRAAEELIFGKISTGALNDLERTTKLAYSMVTVYGMNPKVGHLSFHNSKQADYTFTKPYSETTAYTIDEEVKAIIDGAYARVKGLLKEKIDKLTLLAEALLVRETIFKSDLERLIGKRFAKETKEVSVEDAAQASPSEEQSGDMEETEPCDGEQV
- a CDS encoding superoxide dismutase, translated to MIFTLPALPYAYNGLVPYIDAQTMEIHHTKHHQTYVDKLNQALAGTAIATAQGTEPSVLAHLLKDISAYHTAVRNNAGGHFNHSFFWNSLIPNSVQAPGAALLRVLENSFGSFEKFKETFTAAAAGHFGSGWAWLSVAKKDGSLFISTTNNQDNPLMNTTPVQEQGLPILGLDLWEHAYYLLYQNKRPAYIEAFWKIIHWEEVERRYMRAVQ
- a CDS encoding nucleoside deaminase, giving the protein MHPVHDDAFFMEAALKEAARAAEVGEVPVGAVIVADHKIIARAHNQVEQLRDPTAHAELLAITAAANYFNSKYLPNCTLYVTLEPCIMCSGALYWSQVKRLVFGASDPKRGYQTHANLTLHPRTAVQQDVLAKESNQLLICFFKKLRNTIL